Proteins found in one Terribacillus sp. DMT04 genomic segment:
- a CDS encoding superoxide dismutase, which translates to MAKFELPELPYAYDALEPHIDKETMNIHHTKHHNTYVTKLNGAIEGKADLESKSLEELVAGVNDLPSDVQTAVRNNGGGHYNHSLFWKLLSPNGGGEPTGEVATAIANKYGTLDKFKEEFAAAAAGRFGSGWAWLIVENGEVDIVSTPNQDNPVMDGKTPILGLDVWEHAYYLKYQNKRPDYISAFWNVVNWDEVERLYREAK; encoded by the coding sequence ATGGCTAAATTTGAACTACCAGAATTGCCTTACGCATACGATGCACTTGAGCCTCATATCGATAAGGAAACAATGAACATCCACCATACGAAACATCACAACACATATGTGACAAAGTTAAACGGTGCAATCGAAGGAAAAGCTGACTTAGAAAGCAAATCCCTAGAAGAACTTGTTGCAGGTGTGAATGACCTTCCTTCTGACGTACAAACAGCAGTACGCAACAACGGCGGCGGTCACTACAACCACAGCCTATTCTGGAAACTTCTTTCCCCGAATGGCGGCGGAGAGCCTACTGGCGAAGTAGCTACTGCAATTGCTAATAAATACGGTACACTAGATAAATTCAAAGAAGAATTCGCAGCAGCAGCAGCTGGCCGTTTCGGTTCCGGCTGGGCATGGCTTATTGTAGAAAACGGTGAAGTTGATATCGTATCAACTCCAAACCAAGATAACCCAGTAATGGATGGTAAAACACCTATTCTTGGACTAGATGTTTGGGAGCACGCTTACTACTTGAAATACCAAAACAAACGTCCGGATTACATTAGTGCTTTCTGGAATGTTGTAAACTGGGATGAAGTAGAGCGCTTGTATCGCGAAGCTAAATAA
- a CDS encoding Na/Pi cotransporter family protein, translating into MSNWEYIVFEFIGGLGLFLFSIRYLGDGLQRAYGKQLQLAMHRFTVHPLIGILSGLIVTVLVQSSTATSILVVGLVNASYLTLRQAISVIMGANIGTTLTAFFIGINLIQYGLPIMAVGAFLIYFFANQRTQQIGKVLFGAGGIFFGLTLIGDGLHPILNIEAFQSLSASMHSNPIAGAAIGTFMTIVVQSSGATVAILQELYAQNGIDLQGALPVLLGDNLGTTLTAMLAAIGATVQAKRAALSHVMFNAIGAVVFLLILPLFVDVVAWMQNIFNLNDKLTIAGAHGLYNIANTFILLPFLGFFVWLITKVIPGEEERPMALTNHLDPLFIQQSPVLALEQAKLEVLHMGRLAVDGLEQASTYANNHERQFADLAMQLEKEVNRKDREITEYLSKISTNTLSNEESERHAALLDAIRDIERIGDHFENIVEFVDFQLSSNIKLTKEAQQELNSMFDLTIITVKQAVEALDKQDREVAIAVLQKEDQIDRMERSLRKTHLIRLNEGKCTGSAGIVFVDIISNLERIGDHAVNIAQLILNEKTES; encoded by the coding sequence TTGTCTAATTGGGAATATATCGTCTTTGAATTTATAGGCGGCTTAGGCTTGTTTCTCTTTTCCATTCGTTATTTAGGCGATGGATTACAGCGAGCATACGGCAAGCAGCTGCAGCTGGCAATGCACAGATTTACGGTACATCCGCTAATTGGGATTCTTTCCGGGCTTATTGTTACAGTACTCGTTCAGAGCAGCACGGCGACCAGCATTCTGGTTGTCGGGTTGGTGAATGCGAGCTATCTAACATTAAGACAGGCTATTTCTGTTATTATGGGCGCAAATATAGGTACAACATTAACTGCCTTTTTTATTGGAATTAACTTAATTCAATATGGTCTTCCAATCATGGCGGTCGGAGCATTTTTAATTTATTTCTTTGCAAATCAGCGAACACAGCAAATCGGTAAAGTGCTTTTTGGAGCAGGCGGTATTTTCTTTGGCCTGACGCTAATTGGGGACGGACTGCATCCTATACTGAATATAGAGGCATTTCAATCGCTATCTGCCAGTATGCACAGCAATCCAATTGCTGGAGCGGCAATTGGTACTTTTATGACAATTGTTGTACAAAGCAGCGGTGCTACAGTAGCGATTCTTCAGGAGCTGTATGCGCAAAATGGTATTGATTTACAAGGAGCTTTGCCGGTATTGCTAGGAGATAATCTCGGCACAACACTAACAGCCATGTTAGCGGCAATTGGAGCCACCGTCCAGGCAAAGCGAGCGGCGCTGAGCCACGTAATGTTCAATGCAATTGGTGCAGTCGTTTTCCTGTTGATTCTGCCGTTATTTGTAGATGTTGTTGCCTGGATGCAGAACATATTCAACTTGAATGACAAATTAACCATTGCTGGTGCGCATGGACTATATAATATTGCCAATACATTTATATTGCTCCCGTTCCTTGGTTTCTTTGTTTGGCTTATTACAAAAGTTATCCCAGGAGAAGAAGAACGGCCGATGGCGCTGACAAACCATCTGGATCCGCTATTTATTCAGCAGTCTCCTGTGCTGGCATTAGAACAAGCTAAGCTGGAAGTCTTACATATGGGAAGACTGGCAGTGGACGGCTTAGAACAGGCCAGTACTTATGCGAACAACCATGAAAGACAATTTGCCGACCTTGCCATGCAGCTGGAAAAGGAAGTCAATCGAAAGGACCGTGAAATTACCGAATATCTTTCTAAGATTTCTACAAATACGCTTTCCAATGAAGAAAGCGAAAGGCATGCAGCTTTACTGGATGCTATTCGGGATATTGAACGTATCGGGGATCATTTCGAAAATATTGTTGAATTTGTCGACTTTCAATTATCAAGTAATATTAAATTAACCAAAGAAGCACAGCAAGAACTTAACAGCATGTTTGATTTGACAATTATTACAGTGAAGCAGGCAGTGGAGGCGTTGGATAAACAAGATCGGGAAGTTGCCATTGCGGTATTGCAGAAGGAAGATCAAATTGACAGGATGGAACGCAGCCTGCGCAAAACGCATCTGATTCGATTAAATGAAGGAAAGTGTACTGGTTCAGCTGGAATTGTTTTTGTAGATATTATTAGCAACTTGGAACGTATTGGAGATCATGCTGTTAATATTGCACAGTTAATACTGAATGAAAAGACAGAGAGTTAA
- a CDS encoding NfeD family protein, which translates to MLDYNWVSIFMTGLGTMFLIGEILVKARGILFLLGAGFIGTFFLSYLDPSAIWYMLPLYFVGMLLIIIDGKLLNDGTLSVIGLLTMLLTVGFTAPNWTAGIYAILGVIIGAFASFLFLKAFPKRDMWGKIALLDSLSSDKGYNSVNETYAALLEQEGETITDMRPSGTIRVNGKELSAITDGKWLDRGTRIKVKHVSGARILVEKVKP; encoded by the coding sequence ATGCTGGACTATAATTGGGTTTCGATATTTATGACTGGTCTTGGAACAATGTTTTTAATTGGGGAAATCCTTGTAAAGGCTAGAGGAATACTATTTTTATTAGGTGCAGGCTTTATCGGTACGTTCTTTCTTAGCTATCTCGACCCATCGGCAATTTGGTATATGCTGCCGCTTTACTTTGTCGGGATGCTGCTGATTATTATTGATGGAAAATTACTGAATGATGGCACGCTTAGCGTAATAGGGTTGTTAACCATGCTATTAACGGTAGGGTTTACTGCGCCAAATTGGACAGCGGGCATATATGCAATCCTAGGTGTCATTATTGGAGCATTCGCTTCTTTCCTTTTCTTGAAAGCATTTCCGAAAAGAGATATGTGGGGCAAGATTGCGCTTTTGGACTCATTAAGCTCTGATAAAGGCTACAATAGCGTAAACGAAACATATGCAGCACTTTTGGAGCAGGAAGGCGAGACCATTACCGATATGCGCCCTTCAGGTACTATTCGAGTGAATGGGAAGGAATTGAGCGCCATAACAGATGGAAAATGGCTGGATCGCGGCACCCGAATTAAGGTGAAGCATGTTAGCGGAGCAAGAATACTGGTAGAAAAAGTAAAGCCCTAA
- a CDS encoding FimV family protein — MWKRIGVFLFCCALILSIWKDLTIGSPIPAASTAENEPTQPDTATQKNNIKKTFQPVLLQVKQGDTLLSITNELNNHELHVTMEQVIQDFEELNPEKDPYALNAGSAYYFPHYPR; from the coding sequence ATGTGGAAACGGATTGGTGTGTTTCTGTTTTGCTGTGCTTTAATTCTTAGTATTTGGAAGGATCTTACGATAGGAAGCCCCATCCCCGCCGCTTCTACTGCCGAGAATGAACCAACACAGCCCGACACGGCTACACAGAAAAATAATATAAAAAAGACGTTTCAGCCAGTCCTCCTGCAGGTAAAGCAAGGTGACACACTTCTTTCCATTACAAATGAGTTGAACAATCACGAATTGCACGTTACGATGGAACAAGTGATCCAGGATTTCGAGGAATTGAATCCGGAGAAGGATCCATATGCACTGAATGCAGGTTCAGCTTATTATTTTCCCCATTACCCAAGATGA
- the ispG gene encoding flavodoxin-dependent (E)-4-hydroxy-3-methylbut-2-enyl-diphosphate synthase: MALIHRQDTRPVKVGDLTIGGKNEVVIQSMTTTKTHDVEATVAEINRLEEAGCQVVRVACPDQRAADAIPEIKKRINIPLVVDIHFNYKLALKAIEGGADKIRINPGNIGKREKVEAVVNAAKEKGIPIRIGVNAGSLERHILEKYGYPTAEGMVESALHHIKILEELDFHDIIVSLKASDVSLAIEAYEKAAEVIPYPLHLGITESGTLFAGTVKSAAGLGAILSKGIGSTMRISLSADPVEEVKVARELLKIFNLSSNAATLISCPTCGRIEIDLISIANDVEEYISTIKAPIKVAVLGCAVNGPGEAREADIGIAGARGEGLLFRHGEIIRKVPEETMVDELKIEIDKLAEEYFAKQAAEKETAEA, translated from the coding sequence ATGGCATTAATACACAGACAAGACACCCGTCCGGTTAAAGTAGGCGATCTTACAATCGGCGGTAAAAACGAAGTTGTTATTCAGTCGATGACAACAACAAAAACACATGACGTGGAAGCTACAGTGGCAGAAATCAACAGATTGGAAGAAGCAGGCTGCCAAGTTGTACGAGTTGCTTGCCCAGACCAGCGTGCTGCTGATGCAATTCCTGAGATCAAGAAACGCATTAACATTCCACTTGTAGTGGATATTCATTTCAACTATAAACTAGCCTTAAAAGCAATTGAAGGCGGAGCAGATAAAATCCGGATTAACCCTGGTAATATCGGTAAACGAGAAAAAGTTGAAGCTGTCGTAAATGCGGCGAAAGAAAAAGGTATACCAATTCGTATCGGTGTAAACGCTGGTTCCTTGGAACGTCATATCTTAGAGAAATATGGCTATCCAACCGCTGAAGGTATGGTGGAAAGTGCATTGCACCACATTAAGATTCTTGAAGAACTTGATTTCCACGATATCATTGTTTCGCTAAAAGCGTCCGATGTATCGTTAGCGATTGAAGCCTACGAAAAAGCAGCTGAGGTTATTCCTTATCCGCTGCACCTGGGTATTACAGAGTCCGGTACATTGTTTGCCGGAACAGTGAAAAGTGCAGCTGGACTTGGCGCGATTTTAAGTAAAGGTATCGGAAGCACGATGCGTATTTCCTTGAGTGCCGATCCAGTTGAAGAAGTAAAAGTTGCGCGTGAACTGCTGAAGATCTTTAACTTGTCTTCTAACGCAGCAACGCTAATCTCCTGCCCTACTTGCGGCCGAATCGAGATTGACTTGATTAGCATCGCCAATGACGTTGAGGAGTACATCAGTACGATAAAAGCTCCAATTAAGGTTGCAGTACTAGGCTGTGCGGTAAATGGCCCTGGTGAGGCTCGCGAGGCCGATATCGGCATTGCCGGCGCCCGTGGTGAAGGCTTACTGTTCCGTCATGGAGAAATCATTCGTAAAGTACCGGAAGAAACAATGGTTGATGAGCTGAAAATTGAGATTGACAAGCTTGCTGAAGAATACTTCGCCAAGCAAGCTGCAGAGAAAGAAACTGCAGAAGCATAA
- a CDS encoding DUF2624 family protein, whose protein sequence is MNFIVHKLVLNKLRNLTVEEIMEQSQAYQVQLTQLQASQIVQFLRQNKLDPFKEADRMQMLKALAQITDAETAQKTHQIFLQLAKEHGIKL, encoded by the coding sequence ATGAATTTTATTGTTCACAAGCTTGTTCTGAATAAGCTGCGCAATTTAACCGTTGAAGAGATCATGGAGCAAAGCCAGGCTTATCAAGTACAGCTTACGCAGCTGCAGGCGTCTCAAATTGTACAATTTTTGCGCCAGAACAAATTAGATCCATTCAAGGAAGCAGACCGCATGCAAATGTTGAAAGCACTAGCACAGATTACAGATGCCGAAACTGCACAAAAAACGCATCAAATCTTCTTGCAGCTGGCAAAGGAACATGGTATTAAATTATAA
- a CDS encoding deoxyribonuclease IV — MMIIGSHVSMSGKKMLLGSSEEAHSYGANAMMIYTGAPQNTRRKAIEDLNIEAGRAHMQEHGITDIVVHAPYIINIGNSIKPETFELGVNFLRSEIERTEALGAKQIVLHPGAHVGEGTAAGIQKIIEGLNEVLEPEQKVQIALETMAGKGSEVGSNFEEIARIIDGVNHNDKLSICFDTCHTHDAGYDIVNDFDGVLNQFDKVIGLDRLKVLHINDSKNECGARKDRHENIGFGHIGYDALRYVVHHEQLMTVPKILETPFVGEDKKNKKAPYAHEIDMLMNNSFNPKLKDHIMA; from the coding sequence ATTATGATTATCGGATCACATGTAAGTATGAGCGGCAAAAAAATGCTGTTAGGATCAAGTGAAGAAGCGCATTCTTATGGCGCTAATGCTATGATGATTTACACTGGCGCTCCTCAAAACACGAGAAGAAAGGCCATTGAAGACCTGAATATTGAAGCGGGCCGTGCGCACATGCAGGAGCATGGTATCACTGATATTGTGGTTCATGCGCCGTATATTATTAATATTGGCAACTCCATTAAACCAGAGACTTTCGAATTGGGTGTCAACTTCCTCCGCAGTGAAATTGAGCGCACAGAAGCACTCGGAGCGAAACAGATCGTACTGCATCCAGGCGCTCACGTAGGAGAAGGTACAGCAGCTGGCATTCAGAAGATTATTGAAGGCTTAAATGAAGTGCTAGAGCCGGAACAGAAAGTTCAAATTGCATTGGAAACAATGGCTGGTAAAGGTTCTGAAGTTGGTTCCAACTTTGAAGAAATAGCGCGCATTATTGATGGGGTTAATCATAATGACAAGCTTTCCATTTGCTTTGATACGTGCCATACGCATGATGCTGGCTATGATATTGTGAACGACTTTGATGGTGTCCTAAATCAATTCGACAAAGTAATTGGTCTGGATCGATTAAAGGTTCTGCACATTAATGATAGCAAAAATGAATGCGGAGCACGCAAAGATAGACATGAAAACATCGGTTTTGGACATATCGGTTACGATGCGCTTCGTTATGTCGTGCACCATGAACAGCTGATGACAGTTCCGAAGATATTGGAAACACCATTTGTTGGAGAAGACAAGAAAAATAAAAAAGCGCCGTATGCGCATGAAATTGATATGCTGATGAACAACAGTTTTAATCCGAAATTAAAAGATCATATCATGGCATAA
- a CDS encoding DEAD/DEAH box helicase — MKNHHFKQYALQPVINEAIDKLGFTKPTAIQEKVIPAVLRGESVIGQSHTGSGKTHSYLIPLFSKLKEEDQNAQFVVTAPTRELAIQIYEEARHFIKLAGKENDWHTKLFIGGTDKKRSIEKLKTQPQIIIGTPGRILDLMEEQALDLYPATSFVVDEADLMLDLGFIKEVDQILARMNQDVQLLVFSATIPERLQPFLKKYLDNPKHFEIGGHLSPETMEHRLIPMRHRDEAELIMKIADVIQPYMAIIFVNGKDAANRLAAELTDKGLEVGLLHGGLTPRERKRVLRDIQELRFQYLVATDLAARGIDIKGVSHVINAQLPKEEPFYVHRVGRTARAGLEGTAINLYHDYDLELIQKLDKKGLEFTNYDISNGEWKELKPWNERVTRKKTESDNENQAWKQVRKPKKVKPGYKRKMKYEKDKIKKKLDRKDRFKRK; from the coding sequence ATGAAAAATCATCATTTTAAACAATACGCGCTTCAGCCAGTCATCAATGAAGCGATTGATAAACTAGGCTTTACCAAACCAACTGCAATTCAAGAGAAAGTCATTCCTGCAGTTTTGCGTGGAGAAAGTGTTATTGGTCAGTCACATACTGGATCGGGTAAAACACATTCTTATTTGATTCCTCTGTTCAGCAAACTGAAAGAAGAGGATCAGAACGCTCAATTTGTAGTGACAGCACCAACGCGCGAGTTAGCTATTCAAATTTATGAAGAAGCTCGTCATTTTATTAAACTTGCTGGAAAAGAGAACGATTGGCATACAAAGCTATTTATCGGCGGTACAGATAAAAAACGGTCAATTGAGAAACTGAAAACACAGCCCCAAATTATTATCGGTACACCAGGACGTATTTTGGATTTAATGGAAGAGCAGGCACTTGATTTGTATCCTGCTACCAGTTTTGTTGTCGATGAAGCAGACTTAATGCTGGATCTTGGTTTCATCAAAGAAGTGGATCAAATTTTAGCGCGAATGAATCAAGATGTTCAGCTTCTTGTGTTCTCAGCAACAATTCCAGAGCGTCTGCAGCCATTTTTGAAAAAGTATCTGGATAATCCGAAGCACTTTGAAATTGGCGGTCACCTTTCACCGGAAACAATGGAGCACCGCTTAATTCCGATGCGTCACCGTGACGAAGCCGAATTGATTATGAAAATAGCAGATGTAATTCAGCCGTATATGGCAATCATTTTTGTAAATGGAAAAGATGCAGCCAATCGATTAGCTGCTGAATTAACGGATAAAGGACTGGAAGTCGGTCTATTGCATGGCGGTCTGACGCCGCGTGAACGAAAACGGGTGCTTCGCGACATTCAAGAACTTCGTTTCCAATACCTTGTTGCGACAGACTTGGCAGCACGCGGTATCGATATTAAAGGTGTCAGCCATGTTATCAATGCGCAGCTTCCAAAAGAGGAGCCATTCTATGTGCACCGTGTTGGCAGAACGGCACGAGCTGGTTTGGAAGGAACAGCGATTAACCTTTATCATGATTATGATTTGGAGCTTATCCAGAAACTTGATAAAAAAGGCCTTGAATTCACAAACTATGATATCAGCAATGGCGAATGGAAAGAATTAAAGCCATGGAACGAGCGGGTTACACGTAAGAAAACGGAATCCGACAACGAAAACCAAGCATGGAAACAAGTTCGTAAACCGAAAAAGGTAAAACCAGGCTATAAACGAAAAATGAAATATGAAAAAGATAAAATCAAGAAAAAGTTAGACCGTAAAGACCGTTTTAAGCGGAAGTAA
- a CDS encoding 4-hydroxy-3-methylbut-2-enyl diphosphate reductase: MNIIKIAPRGYCYGVVDAMVIAQNAVRDENLPRPIYILGMIVHNAHVTNAFETEGVITLDGQNRMELLEQIESGTVVFTAHGVSPEVKQRAHEKGLTVLDATCPDVTRTHDLIRERVAEGYEVVYIGKKGHPEPEGAVGVAPGKVHLVQTEEDVQALELDADKLIVTNQTTMSQWDVYDVMQLVKEKFPQTEMIQEICMATQVRQEAVAEQAKEADLTLVVGDPRSNNSNRLAQVSEEVAGTKAYRIEDLSQLKLEWLEGVETVAITAGASTPTPVTKEVINFIEKFDPANLEDVKLEFSVDPKKILPKVKVKKA; the protein is encoded by the coding sequence ATGAACATAATAAAAATAGCACCTCGAGGTTATTGCTACGGTGTGGTAGATGCTATGGTAATTGCTCAGAATGCCGTGCGGGATGAGAATTTGCCCCGTCCAATCTACATTCTTGGCATGATCGTGCACAATGCGCATGTGACCAATGCATTTGAAACGGAAGGTGTCATCACGCTTGATGGGCAAAACCGGATGGAGCTTTTAGAACAAATAGAAAGCGGTACGGTTGTATTTACCGCTCATGGTGTTTCACCTGAAGTAAAACAACGCGCGCATGAAAAAGGTTTGACTGTCTTGGATGCTACTTGCCCGGACGTAACTCGCACACATGACCTAATTCGCGAAAGAGTAGCGGAAGGATATGAAGTTGTCTACATCGGTAAAAAAGGTCACCCGGAGCCTGAAGGCGCTGTAGGCGTTGCACCTGGCAAGGTTCACCTTGTGCAAACCGAAGAAGACGTACAAGCACTTGAACTCGATGCAGACAAGCTAATCGTTACGAATCAAACGACAATGAGTCAATGGGACGTATACGATGTCATGCAGCTTGTAAAAGAGAAATTCCCGCAAACAGAGATGATTCAAGAGATCTGTATGGCAACACAAGTACGTCAAGAAGCTGTTGCTGAGCAGGCAAAAGAAGCTGACCTCACTTTAGTTGTCGGCGATCCGCGAAGCAATAACTCCAACCGTCTTGCCCAAGTATCAGAAGAAGTTGCTGGTACAAAGGCTTATCGTATTGAAGACCTTTCTCAGTTGAAACTGGAATGGTTAGAAGGCGTTGAAACAGTTGCCATCACAGCAGGTGCTTCTACTCCTACTCCGGTAACAAAAGAAGTTATTAACTTTATTGAAAAATTTGATCCAGCTAATTTGGAAGATGTAAAATTAGAGTTCAGTGTTGACCCGAAAAAGATACTTCCAAAAGTAAAAGTGAAAAAAGCATAA
- a CDS encoding Nif3-like dinuclear metal center hexameric protein: MTDKRLRIADVVTHFESWCPPSLAYKWDNVGLQVGELHQEVTGVLTTLDVTEAVVDEAIQLGANLIIAHHPLLFAAPKKLDTTAPKGRVVKKLMQHDITVYAAHTNLDIVEGGVNDLMADALDLKEVRVFLPEGHDTYKKVVVFVPATHEQVVKDALHTNGAGNIGNYEKVTFVSQGNSYFQPNAEAQPFIGEAGKLEKVEEVRIEVLVPSKHVNQAVKAMIAAHPYEEVAYDIFADEKKGKPFGLGRVGELPAPTTLKDLASHVKQRYNVPHVRFAGDASATVETVAILGGSGRDYVDQALQQADVYITGDLIFHETQDAVEAGLKLIDPGHYAEQIMKKKVADYVQTAFSDVAVHVSETDTNPFQCI; the protein is encoded by the coding sequence ATGACTGATAAGCGATTACGTATAGCGGATGTGGTGACGCATTTTGAGTCTTGGTGTCCGCCATCGTTGGCTTATAAGTGGGATAACGTTGGTTTGCAGGTTGGAGAGCTGCATCAAGAGGTGACAGGGGTACTAACGACTCTTGATGTAACCGAAGCAGTAGTGGACGAAGCAATCCAACTAGGCGCAAATCTTATTATCGCGCACCACCCGCTTTTATTTGCAGCTCCCAAAAAACTGGACACCACTGCACCAAAAGGGCGCGTAGTAAAGAAACTGATGCAGCATGATATTACAGTATATGCAGCGCACACGAATTTGGATATTGTAGAAGGCGGCGTTAATGACTTAATGGCAGATGCCCTAGATTTGAAAGAGGTTCGCGTGTTTCTCCCTGAAGGACATGACACTTATAAAAAGGTAGTCGTTTTTGTTCCCGCTACACACGAACAAGTAGTAAAAGATGCCCTGCATACAAACGGTGCGGGTAACATTGGCAACTATGAGAAAGTAACCTTTGTTTCACAAGGGAATAGTTACTTTCAGCCTAATGCAGAGGCGCAGCCTTTTATTGGAGAAGCTGGCAAGTTGGAAAAAGTAGAAGAAGTACGCATTGAAGTGCTTGTTCCAAGTAAGCATGTAAACCAAGCGGTGAAAGCAATGATTGCTGCTCATCCATACGAAGAAGTGGCTTACGATATATTTGCAGACGAGAAAAAAGGTAAACCTTTTGGGTTAGGGCGTGTCGGCGAACTGCCTGCACCTACAACGCTGAAGGATTTAGCGTCACACGTAAAACAGCGGTATAACGTCCCACATGTTCGCTTTGCAGGAGATGCATCGGCCACGGTAGAGACGGTTGCAATTCTTGGCGGCAGCGGCAGAGATTACGTTGATCAGGCGCTGCAGCAGGCTGATGTTTACATCACAGGCGATTTAATCTTCCATGAAACACAGGATGCTGTGGAAGCGGGCTTGAAGCTAATCGACCCAGGCCACTATGCGGAACAGATTATGAAGAAAAAGGTAGCTGATTACGTTCAAACTGCGTTCAGTGATGTAGCAGTACATGTTTCGGAAACAGATACGAATCCATTTCAATGTATATAA
- a CDS encoding tRNA (adenine(22)-N(1))-methyltransferase TrmK, with amino-acid sequence MNVLSLSERLTAVAAHLPESAHFVDVGSDHAYLPCYVCLQDPSSRAIAGEINHGPYKSAEKQVKLQGLTDRIEVRKGDGLAVVEPNEVKQVVIAGMGGPLIASILEQGKDKLGQVEQLIVQPNIDARVLRKWFLANGFVLQTEEILEEAGHIYEVLVAVRAGKELYDEDAIIRDKQLLFGPQLLQEKNAAFRAKWQEYKRKLERNVANMQRAQQVDEAKLASFKTELIWLEEELDD; translated from the coding sequence ATGAACGTTTTATCGTTGTCAGAGCGGCTTACAGCGGTTGCAGCACATTTGCCAGAATCGGCGCATTTTGTCGATGTTGGCTCTGATCATGCCTATTTGCCTTGCTATGTGTGCCTGCAGGATCCATCCAGCCGTGCAATTGCTGGTGAAATCAACCATGGCCCATACAAGAGTGCCGAAAAGCAGGTAAAGCTACAGGGGTTAACCGATCGAATTGAGGTGCGTAAAGGAGACGGACTTGCAGTCGTAGAGCCGAATGAAGTGAAGCAAGTTGTAATCGCTGGGATGGGCGGACCGCTGATTGCCTCTATATTAGAGCAAGGTAAGGATAAGCTTGGCCAAGTAGAACAGCTAATTGTACAGCCTAATATAGACGCCAGAGTATTACGCAAATGGTTCCTAGCAAATGGATTCGTCTTGCAAACAGAAGAAATCCTAGAAGAAGCTGGACATATTTACGAAGTGTTGGTGGCCGTACGAGCGGGTAAGGAACTGTATGATGAAGACGCGATCATCCGTGATAAGCAGCTCTTATTTGGTCCACAGCTGCTGCAAGAGAAAAATGCAGCTTTCCGAGCTAAGTGGCAAGAATACAAACGAAAGCTAGAGCGAAACGTTGCAAATATGCAGCGCGCACAGCAAGTCGATGAAGCAAAACTGGCATCTTTCAAAACCGAACTTATATGGCTTGAGGAGGAATTGGATGACTGA